In the genome of Pediococcus claussenii ATCC BAA-344, one region contains:
- a CDS encoding amino acid ABC transporter ATP-binding protein has protein sequence MSAKIEVKQLKKSYGSNQVLKGIDLTVQDNEVVVMIGPSGSGKSTFLRTLNKLEEPTSGSIVVDGHDLVDPKTDINHVREKIGMVFQHFNLFNNLTVGENVMLAPTELNKMNKEEAEFTAKELLKEVGLEDKFDAKPASLSGGQKQRVAIARTLAMKPDMILFDEPTSALDPEMVGDVLAVMKALAKEGMTMIVVTHEMGFAKEVADRVVFMADGYIMEEGTPEQIFGNPQNSRTQEFLDKVLNI, from the coding sequence ATGAGTGCAAAAATCGAAGTAAAACAATTAAAAAAATCATACGGCAGTAACCAAGTTTTAAAGGGAATTGATTTAACAGTTCAGGATAACGAAGTAGTTGTCATGATTGGCCCGTCTGGTTCCGGTAAAAGTACCTTTTTGCGCACCTTAAATAAATTAGAAGAGCCGACGTCGGGATCGATTGTAGTGGATGGACATGATCTGGTAGATCCTAAAACAGATATTAATCATGTTCGTGAAAAAATAGGTATGGTGTTTCAACATTTTAATCTATTTAATAATTTAACAGTTGGAGAAAACGTTATGTTAGCACCAACTGAGTTGAATAAGATGAACAAAGAAGAAGCTGAATTCACTGCTAAGGAATTACTAAAAGAAGTTGGATTAGAAGATAAGTTTGATGCTAAGCCAGCTTCTTTATCTGGTGGTCAAAAGCAGCGTGTTGCGATTGCGCGAACGTTGGCAATGAAACCAGATATGATTTTATTTGATGAACCAACTTCGGCACTTGATCCTGAAATGGTAGGGGATGTACTTGCTGTTATGAAGGCCCTCGCTAAAGAAGGAATGACCATGATAGTCGTTACTCACGAAATGGGTTTTGCCAAAGAGGTAGCAGATCGTGTAGTATTTATGGCTGATGGTTATATTATGGAAGAGGGGACTCCTGAACAGATATTTGGTAATCCACAAAATAGTAGGACTCAGGAGTTCTTAGATAAAGTATTGAATATATAA
- a CDS encoding DMT family transporter codes for MNNQAVSKHVGKGIFWAIFASTLWGISGTVLQVISQGQKIPAEWFLSVRTLGAGLILIIISFARYGMKIFDVFKSWRLVGWLVAYAVLGLMANLYTFYMSIQTGNAAASTILQYLSPLFIVLGSLLFQHERPLRSDMIAFGIALLGVFLAITKGNLNTLAIPTNSLIWGILSGVTAAFYIVLPKPVTKEHSPMIVLGWALIIASVLFNLKRPVWVDVPPIHTSTVLSIGTVILIGTILAFLSLLHSLNFAPSSVVSILDAVQPVVTFILSLVFLGLEFNWVELLGSVLVIIAIIILQKYRPDI; via the coding sequence ATGAATAATCAAGCAGTATCGAAACACGTAGGAAAAGGGATTTTCTGGGCGATTTTTGCTTCGACCCTGTGGGGAATTTCCGGAACGGTGTTACAAGTAATTTCGCAGGGACAAAAGATTCCTGCCGAATGGTTTTTATCGGTGCGCACATTAGGTGCAGGCCTTATATTAATAATAATTAGTTTTGCACGTTATGGGATGAAAATATTTGATGTTTTCAAGTCTTGGAGGCTAGTAGGTTGGTTAGTTGCGTATGCTGTGCTAGGACTAATGGCTAATTTATATACTTTTTACATGAGTATTCAAACTGGTAACGCAGCGGCATCAACTATATTACAGTATCTTAGTCCATTGTTTATTGTGTTGGGAAGCTTATTATTTCAACACGAACGGCCTTTACGTAGCGATATGATTGCATTTGGAATAGCTTTATTGGGAGTATTCTTGGCAATTACTAAGGGGAACTTGAATACTTTGGCGATTCCAACTAACTCATTGATTTGGGGGATTTTGTCAGGTGTAACTGCTGCCTTTTATATTGTATTGCCTAAGCCAGTTACTAAGGAACATTCACCAATGATTGTATTAGGCTGGGCGTTAATTATTGCTAGTGTTTTATTTAACTTGAAACGCCCTGTCTGGGTTGATGTTCCGCCAATTCATACTAGTACAGTCCTGTCGATTGGAACTGTTATTTTGATAGGAACGATTTTAGCGTTCCTTTCATTGCTTCATAGTTTAAATTTTGCGCCGTCTTCAGTTGTCAGTATTTTAGACGCTGTGCAGCCGGTGGTAACATTTATTTTGAGTTTAGTCTTTTTAGGATTAGAATTTAATTGGGTGGAGTTATTAGGCTCAGTATTAGTTATTATTGCTATTATTATTCTGCAAAAATATCGACCTGATATCTAA
- a CDS encoding nuclear transport factor 2 family protein: MENEIFQLLIKADELATERDIEGYRDLFISNGEILFNNRIIAGKDNIADFVAQTWDKEPVGSVHLLFNPLVLSDEGDSALITTRLLILDPSDNQIWNSTKITHTLVKRNSKWQYKKRKVE, from the coding sequence ATGGAAAACGAAATTTTTCAACTTTTAATAAAAGCTGACGAGTTAGCAACTGAAAGAGACATTGAAGGATATCGTGATTTATTTATAAGTAATGGTGAAATTTTATTTAATAATCGTATAATTGCAGGTAAAGATAATATTGCTGACTTTGTTGCGCAAACGTGGGATAAAGAACCTGTTGGAAGTGTTCATCTATTATTTAATCCACTTGTACTTAGTGATGAAGGGGACAGCGCGTTAATTACGACGCGTTTACTAATCCTAGATCCGTCGGACAATCAAATTTGGAATAGCACTAAAATTACGCATACCTTAGTTAAACGCAACAGTAAATGGCAGTATAAGAAACGCAAAGTTGAGTAG
- a CDS encoding alpha-glucosidase encodes MKEPEWWKKSVVYQIYPKSFQDSNGDGIGDINGIIGHLDYLEKLGVDVIWLNPMYVSPQIDNGYDIANYRAIDPIFGTMEDFDRLLQAAHQHHLKIILDLVVNHTSDQHPWFKAAEDKNDPHHDYYIWKDGKKGKTPNNWGSYFGGSAWTYNENLAQYYLHLFAKQQPDLNWKNPRVREEVYDLMKFWLDKGIDGFRMDVINLISKRSYKDGPQNGDEKYGSSQPETANGPRIHEFLHEMNQEVLSKYDIMTVGEMPHTNPEEAVRYTQPASEELNMIFQFEHMGLDTENYGKFTPKRFKLDDLKRVLSRWQTELSAKGGWNSLYWSNHDQPRPTTRFGNDKQYRIESAKMLGTLLHMMQGTPYVFEGEEIGMTNARFNSIDEYQDLETLNGYRELIEVQKQTPEQALAGIYAKSRDNARTPMPWNGEDKGGFTTGTPWLKLNPNFKEINVHDTLKDPNSVFYYYQQLIEMRHNLAVITDGIYELNDDNPEMFNFIRENKRQKLIVQCSFANHEISYRSSQLRANDKLILSNYETNKENIFNPYEARVYVQNKVKNVIII; translated from the coding sequence TTGAAAGAACCAGAATGGTGGAAAAAAAGTGTGGTTTATCAGATTTATCCCAAGAGTTTTCAGGATTCAAATGGAGACGGAATTGGTGATATTAATGGAATAATTGGACACTTAGATTATCTTGAAAAATTAGGGGTAGATGTTATTTGGCTCAATCCGATGTATGTGTCACCACAGATTGATAATGGGTATGATATTGCAAATTATCGAGCAATTGATCCGATTTTTGGAACGATGGAGGATTTTGATCGTTTGTTACAGGCTGCACATCAGCACCATCTTAAAATAATATTGGATTTAGTAGTAAATCACACTTCAGATCAGCATCCCTGGTTTAAAGCTGCAGAGGACAAGAATGATCCACATCATGACTACTATATTTGGAAAGATGGTAAAAAAGGAAAGACTCCGAATAACTGGGGAAGTTATTTTGGTGGATCAGCATGGACTTATAATGAAAATCTTGCACAATATTACTTACATCTTTTTGCAAAGCAGCAGCCAGATCTTAACTGGAAAAATCCTAGAGTACGAGAAGAAGTTTATGATTTGATGAAGTTTTGGCTTGATAAGGGAATTGATGGTTTCCGTATGGATGTTATTAATTTAATTTCGAAGCGTAGCTACAAGGATGGTCCCCAAAATGGTGATGAAAAATATGGTAGTTCCCAACCAGAAACGGCAAACGGACCCCGAATTCATGAGTTCTTACATGAAATGAATCAAGAAGTATTGTCAAAATATGACATTATGACAGTTGGTGAGATGCCACATACTAACCCTGAAGAAGCAGTTAGGTATACTCAACCAGCTAGTGAAGAGTTAAACATGATTTTTCAATTTGAACACATGGGACTTGATACAGAAAACTACGGAAAGTTCACTCCTAAACGTTTTAAATTAGACGATTTGAAGCGTGTTTTAAGTAGGTGGCAAACAGAATTATCTGCTAAGGGAGGATGGAACTCACTTTATTGGAGTAATCATGATCAGCCACGACCGACTACTCGTTTTGGTAATGATAAGCAATATCGAATCGAATCCGCAAAAATGTTGGGAACGTTGCTACATATGATGCAAGGAACTCCGTATGTTTTTGAAGGCGAGGAAATTGGTATGACCAATGCTAGATTTAATTCGATCGATGAATATCAAGATCTTGAAACTTTAAACGGATATCGGGAGTTGATTGAAGTTCAGAAGCAAACACCTGAACAGGCACTAGCTGGGATATATGCTAAGTCACGAGATAATGCGCGGACCCCAATGCCGTGGAACGGGGAGGACAAAGGTGGATTTACGACAGGAACACCATGGCTAAAGTTAAATCCGAATTTTAAAGAAATCAATGTTCACGATACTCTGAAAGATCCAAACTCAGTTTTCTACTATTATCAACAGTTGATTGAGATGCGACATAATCTGGCAGTCATTACGGATGGTATATATGAACTAAATGATGACAATCCTGAAATGTTTAATTTTATACGTGAAAATAAACGACAAAAACTGATTGTTCAGTGTAGTTTTGCAAACCATGAAATTAGTTATAGATCGTCTCAATTGCGGGCTAACGATAAATTAATACTTAGTAACTACGAAACCAATAAAGAAAATATTTTTAACCCCTATGAAGCACGAGTATACGTTCAAAATAAAGTTAAAAATGTGATAATCATTTAG
- a CDS encoding aldose 1-epimerase family protein, which translates to MKNNRLEVEIDQMGAQLTHVVGVESQYDYIWNGEAWKRHAPILFPSIGKSNNDQYELNGQTYSMPQHGFARDFAWEKVNQSENAVLLELKANDKTKEMFPFDFMLQVEYKLEENKLLTGYRVINNDSKAMPYALGSHPGFNVPIDDDGVFEDYSLTFGPNQKEVVKLGVNPAPFRDGTKAPYDRVKDSILPLDHEMFDDGLIILDAKKIENVTLRSEQTAHEIKLDIKQFPYVTLWAMEHETEPFLCIEPFAGLPDEASDTPTDWKNKKGNNLLEPGETHTFEYGIEFK; encoded by the coding sequence CTGAAAAATAACCGATTAGAAGTTGAGATTGACCAAATGGGAGCACAGTTAACCCACGTGGTAGGAGTTGAAAGCCAGTATGATTATATTTGGAATGGTGAAGCTTGGAAACGTCATGCACCGATTCTTTTTCCATCAATTGGGAAGTCGAACAATGATCAGTATGAGTTAAACGGACAGACATATTCAATGCCACAGCACGGTTTCGCACGTGATTTTGCTTGGGAAAAAGTGAATCAATCAGAAAATGCCGTTCTACTTGAATTAAAAGCTAATGATAAGACAAAAGAAATGTTTCCGTTTGATTTTATGCTACAAGTTGAGTACAAACTAGAAGAAAATAAATTGTTAACAGGATATCGTGTTATTAATAATGATTCAAAGGCAATGCCATATGCACTTGGTTCACATCCAGGATTTAATGTGCCAATTGATGATGATGGTGTGTTTGAAGATTATTCATTAACCTTTGGACCAAATCAAAAAGAAGTTGTTAAATTAGGTGTTAATCCTGCACCATTTAGAGATGGAACTAAGGCGCCATACGATCGAGTTAAAGATAGCATATTACCGCTTGATCATGAAATGTTTGATGATGGTTTGATAATTTTAGATGCAAAAAAGATTGAGAATGTAACGTTACGCTCAGAGCAGACTGCACATGAAATTAAACTAGATATTAAACAATTCCCTTATGTGACATTGTGGGCAATGGAACATGAAACAGAACCATTTTTGTGCATTGAACCATTTGCAGGATTACCTGATGAGGCAAGTGATACTCCAACTGATTGGAAGAACAAAAAGGGTAACAATTTATTGGAACCAGGCGAAACGCACACATTTGAGTATGGAATTGAATTCAAATAG
- a CDS encoding NAD(P)-dependent oxidoreductase: MKIAVIGATGKAGYLIAREAQQRGHQVTAIIRHPNRLKLKIPFIQKDLFDLTTNDVSTFDVLIDAFNAPRQQEILHQKSVRHLVEIVSTTQVRLVVVGGAGSLYIDEDRHTQLYQTPTFPPVAFPTSSNMAASLEFLKESSDISWLYVSPSANFIPDGPLLNHYQVGTDQLQVDKAGKSEISYADYAVALMDEIESPKYQNQQINVVW, translated from the coding sequence ATGAAAATAGCTGTTATTGGAGCAACCGGAAAAGCCGGATATTTAATTGCTAGAGAGGCACAGCAACGAGGACATCAAGTCACTGCTATTATCCGACATCCAAATCGACTAAAGCTCAAAATCCCCTTTATCCAAAAAGATTTGTTCGATTTAACCACTAATGATGTTTCTACTTTCGATGTCCTTATTGATGCTTTTAACGCCCCTCGTCAACAAGAAATCCTTCACCAAAAATCTGTTCGACATCTGGTTGAAATAGTATCCACGACACAAGTTCGTTTAGTGGTAGTTGGCGGTGCAGGAAGTTTGTATATTGACGAAGACCGTCATACGCAGTTATATCAAACTCCTACATTTCCACCTGTAGCCTTCCCTACCTCGTCAAATATGGCGGCTAGCTTAGAATTCTTGAAAGAGTCATCTGATATTAGCTGGCTCTACGTTAGTCCATCGGCCAATTTCATTCCAGATGGTCCACTTCTTAATCATTATCAAGTTGGAACTGACCAATTACAGGTAGACAAAGCTGGTAAAAGTGAAATAAGTTACGCTGATTACGCGGTAGCACTGATGGACGAGATTGAAAGTCCCAAATATCAGAATCAACAAATTAATGTTGTTTGGTGA
- the thiD gene encoding bifunctional hydroxymethylpyrimidine kinase/phosphomethylpyrimidine kinase, translating into MVNDFPQALTIAGSDSDGSAGMQADMNTFQRRNVYGISILTAAVAGNSYGIQASHPFPLDFVTQEFQSISDDFKIRATKTGMLADTPMIETVVDNLQKNDFGPLILDPVIITKHGAMLLEEEAFETLKQKLIPLATLITPNYFEAVKLIGVDIKNDNDTIKAAHALQNMGSKNVMLKGRHQDPTQSEVRDFILLEDGSSFWLSEPFVNTNRVNGTGDVLSACITAEVAKGSSISDAIRVGKKFVTAAIANQIEVGHKFGPVNHLVPFD; encoded by the coding sequence ATGGTAAATGATTTCCCTCAAGCACTTACAATTGCTGGCTCCGACTCTGACGGAAGTGCTGGTATGCAAGCCGACATGAACACCTTTCAGCGCCGAAACGTTTATGGTATTTCCATTTTAACCGCGGCGGTTGCCGGTAATTCATACGGTATTCAAGCTAGTCATCCATTTCCCTTGGATTTCGTTACACAGGAATTTCAATCTATCTCTGATGATTTCAAAATACGCGCCACAAAAACTGGCATGTTAGCTGATACTCCAATGATTGAAACCGTCGTTGATAATCTTCAAAAAAATGATTTTGGTCCATTAATTTTGGACCCCGTTATTATTACCAAGCATGGTGCAATGTTACTGGAAGAGGAGGCATTTGAGACCCTTAAGCAAAAACTAATACCTCTAGCAACATTAATTACTCCTAACTACTTTGAAGCCGTAAAATTAATTGGAGTAGATATTAAAAATGACAACGATACTATAAAAGCGGCTCATGCACTTCAAAATATGGGTTCCAAAAATGTTATGTTAAAAGGTCGTCACCAAGACCCCACGCAAAGTGAAGTTCGTGACTTTATCTTACTAGAGGATGGTAGTAGTTTTTGGCTTAGTGAACCTTTTGTCAATACCAACCGTGTCAATGGAACTGGTGATGTTTTATCTGCATGTATTACTGCGGAAGTTGCTAAAGGTAGTTCGATTTCAGACGCAATTCGAGTTGGAAAGAAATTTGTGACTGCAGCAATTGCAAATCAAATTGAAGTAGGACATAAATTCGGTCCAGTTAATCACTTAGTTCCATTTGATTAA
- a CDS encoding PadR family transcriptional regulator: MTEKITKDLIRGNTDMLVLHFLEQEDSYGYAIAKKVKERSENEYTINEATLYTVFRRLEKNGEIVSYWGDETQGSRRKYYQITEDGKSDLYQSKKNWEFAKKIIDHLLEDEK, translated from the coding sequence ATGACCGAAAAGATAACTAAAGATTTAATAAGAGGTAATACTGACATGCTGGTTTTACACTTTTTGGAGCAAGAGGATAGCTATGGGTATGCAATTGCTAAAAAAGTTAAAGAACGCAGTGAAAACGAATATACGATTAATGAAGCAACTTTATACACTGTTTTTAGACGTTTAGAAAAAAATGGTGAAATCGTAAGTTACTGGGGAGATGAGACCCAGGGCTCCAGAAGAAAATACTACCAAATTACGGAAGACGGTAAATCAGATTTATACCAAAGTAAGAAAAATTGGGAATTTGCTAAAAAGATAATCGACCATCTATTGGAGGATGAAAAATGA
- a CDS encoding DUF4097 family beta strand repeat-containing protein, whose amino-acid sequence MTKIETEIRTRLDQLFIKAKPSTQLTELKEELIADLVEFTRDNVNEGMNEDEAIDAAFKQMGSVDELIHEINEEEDNKDESGDSQAETSSRFKLGELEVNDSQVKLGNHIIIDDDRVDMGKFLQVNGDHVNLFNGFIDVDSDHVHIAGIDAVDSFSGNLDLVNTVEFNLKNISDLDIAYRSASIIVTNGDSDKLVVKEYMSRFNDQYKLKSAQYDNRLEIREGIRPRLHWIKVRIEVQLPKDYDGSLNLESRDGKLVAKNLHNEKMKLNLNDYSGSMQLDSVASNALTVYVHSGSLTGDTIFANTIKMNAHSGSMRLNYISGKVAIMAQSGSVKIDHFAGTGAFDVNSGSLRLVADQLIGSNLINAKSGSVHVELAKGVNAKYQLIANSSTAKITGAAHIENQTNSYLEGTVGTDPTAELKIKAHSGRINVNVQ is encoded by the coding sequence ATGACAAAAATTGAAACTGAAATTCGTACAAGGTTGGATCAATTATTTATAAAAGCTAAGCCATCAACCCAGTTAACAGAACTAAAAGAGGAACTGATTGCAGATTTAGTTGAATTTACTAGAGATAATGTCAATGAAGGTATGAATGAGGATGAAGCAATTGATGCGGCCTTTAAACAAATGGGATCAGTAGATGAACTAATTCATGAGATTAACGAGGAAGAAGATAATAAAGATGAATCAGGGGATTCCCAAGCTGAAACAAGCAGTAGATTCAAACTTGGTGAGCTTGAAGTTAATGATTCACAGGTTAAGCTTGGAAACCATATAATAATTGATGATGATCGTGTTGATATGGGAAAATTTTTACAAGTTAACGGCGATCATGTTAATTTATTTAACGGATTTATTGACGTTGATAGTGATCATGTCCACATTGCAGGTATTGATGCGGTTGACAGTTTTTCTGGAAATCTTGATTTGGTAAATACTGTGGAATTTAATCTAAAAAATATTTCGGATTTAGACATTGCATACCGTTCAGCGAGCATAATTGTTACAAATGGTGATTCTGATAAGCTAGTTGTTAAAGAATATATGAGCCGTTTTAATGATCAGTACAAATTAAAGTCGGCGCAATATGATAATCGTCTTGAAATTCGCGAGGGAATTCGACCGAGATTGCATTGGATTAAGGTACGAATAGAGGTTCAACTACCAAAGGACTATGATGGGAGCCTTAATCTTGAATCCCGTGATGGAAAATTGGTAGCTAAGAACTTGCATAATGAAAAGATGAAGTTAAATTTGAATGATTATAGTGGAAGTATGCAATTGGATTCCGTGGCTTCTAACGCACTTACGGTGTATGTTCATTCAGGCAGTTTAACAGGTGATACAATTTTTGCCAATACTATTAAAATGAATGCGCATAGTGGCTCAATGCGGTTAAATTATATAAGTGGAAAAGTAGCAATCATGGCCCAAAGCGGTTCAGTTAAGATAGATCACTTTGCTGGTACAGGTGCATTTGATGTTAATAGCGGATCACTACGGTTAGTTGCGGATCAGTTAATTGGGAGCAATCTTATTAATGCTAAAAGTGGTAGCGTGCACGTCGAGTTGGCAAAAGGTGTTAATGCTAAATACCAATTAATTGCTAACAGTTCAACTGCTAAGATAACTGGTGCTGCCCATATTGAGAATCAAACCAATTCTTATTTGGAAGGAACAGTAGGAACGGATCCAACTGCAGAGTTGAAGATTAAGGCACATTCTGGTCGAATTAATGTTAATGTTCAGTAA
- a CDS encoding heavy metal-binding domain-containing protein, with translation MAKEVLVTTTENIPGKNYEIIGEVFGLTTQSKNVVRNIGAGLKNIVGGEVKAYSELLSEARDIAISRLKDNAAAMDADAVVMMRFDSDSISQDMETVAAYGTAVKFI, from the coding sequence ATGGCAAAAGAAGTATTGGTAACAACAACTGAAAATATTCCAGGCAAGAATTATGAAATTATAGGTGAAGTTTTTGGCTTAACCACACAGTCAAAAAATGTTGTCAGAAATATTGGTGCAGGGCTTAAAAATATTGTTGGTGGGGAAGTTAAGGCCTATTCTGAACTACTGAGTGAGGCCCGCGATATTGCTATTTCACGTTTGAAAGATAATGCGGCAGCAATGGATGCTGATGCTGTCGTGATGATGCGTTTTGATTCTGATTCAATTAGCCAAGATATGGAAACCGTTGCAGCTTATGGCACAGCTGTCAAATTTATATAA
- a CDS encoding low temperature requirement protein A — protein MLRQWWQSPQVISASRYKRKISWLEVFSDLIYVVIFHQLTVGLMEGHNFENYGKFLILFLLIYWTWSDFNFYFDSHGDTSLRTTTLSVLQMAAISFSALYIPEFFHGHYTSFILAFALNQLMITYLWWGSGHFDPDHHQYAHDHNRQYWISLVIQLVAAIIPNSKIQFALIIISIISNYSAGYFARKAAQLEFQKRGIEFEISPALSERYSQLMIIVMGESLAELIDSMSDVHKTVSMLSLFFTSAFITLLIYLLFYINFDHILIKKGYGWMYLYRQSFVVITLNSILEILFIHLILFEPSHLIQTALAISTITMVLSMIFLPISLNKNSHFRWNAIENLFKLLGLIIIITSIFLPISFALYLLAVGLSIIVAIEAFSNQEQSLQRN, from the coding sequence ATGTTACGTCAATGGTGGCAGTCACCTCAAGTTATTTCTGCTAGTAGATATAAGCGAAAAATTTCATGGCTAGAAGTCTTCTCCGACTTAATTTATGTTGTTATTTTCCACCAACTAACTGTTGGATTAATGGAGGGTCATAATTTTGAAAATTATGGTAAATTTTTAATCCTTTTTCTCTTAATTTACTGGACTTGGAGCGATTTTAACTTTTATTTTGATAGCCATGGCGACACTAGCCTCAGAACTACCACTTTATCGGTTTTACAGATGGCAGCTATTTCTTTTTCTGCACTTTATATTCCTGAATTTTTCCATGGCCATTATACTTCATTCATTCTTGCATTTGCATTAAATCAACTAATGATTACCTATCTTTGGTGGGGCTCAGGGCATTTTGATCCTGATCACCATCAGTACGCTCATGACCATAATCGTCAGTATTGGATTTCTTTAGTGATTCAACTTGTTGCAGCAATAATTCCAAATAGCAAAATTCAATTTGCCTTAATAATTATTTCAATAATTTCAAATTATTCAGCGGGATATTTTGCACGTAAGGCCGCTCAACTTGAATTTCAAAAGCGCGGAATTGAATTTGAAATATCACCTGCTTTATCTGAAAGGTATTCACAGTTGATGATAATTGTCATGGGAGAATCATTAGCCGAATTGATTGATTCTATGTCAGATGTCCATAAAACCGTTAGTATGTTGTCTTTGTTCTTTACCTCAGCATTCATAACCCTTCTTATATATCTACTATTTTATATTAATTTTGATCATATACTTATAAAAAAGGGTTACGGATGGATGTATCTATATCGCCAATCTTTTGTGGTAATAACCCTAAACTCAATTCTTGAGATTCTTTTTATTCACTTAATCCTGTTTGAACCTTCACATCTTATTCAAACAGCATTAGCCATATCAACCATTACGATGGTGCTATCTATGATATTTTTACCAATTTCATTAAATAAAAATTCTCATTTTAGATGGAATGCCATAGAGAACCTTTTTAAGCTACTTGGTTTAATCATAATTATTACATCCATTTTTCTCCCAATATCTTTTGCTCTTTATCTATTGGCCGTTGGTTTAAGTATCATAGTTGCCATTGAAGCCTTTTCTAATCAGGAACAAAGTCTTCAGCGCAATTAA
- a CDS encoding nitroreductase family protein, translated as MNNNYINEITNRRSIYNLGKNVSLTQDELVDIIEEAIRQSPSAFNSQSVRAIILFDKAHDEFWEGTLDILHGEVPNETAFENTKNKVEGSFKSGVGTVLFFTDEKIIDKLKNDFPIFSDNIDMFGEHALGIANANVWTALASAGVGASLQHYNPIVDKFVQDHFDVPANWTLKSQMPFGSIEAPADGKDFMTDEDRFRVIK; from the coding sequence ATGAATAATAACTACATTAATGAGATTACAAATCGTAGATCAATTTATAACTTAGGAAAAAACGTTTCACTAACGCAAGATGAACTTGTTGACATCATTGAAGAAGCTATTCGTCAATCACCTTCTGCTTTTAACAGTCAGTCTGTTCGTGCAATCATTCTTTTTGATAAGGCACATGATGAGTTTTGGGAAGGAACTCTCGATATCTTACACGGCGAAGTTCCAAATGAAACAGCTTTTGAAAATACAAAAAATAAAGTAGAAGGATCTTTTAAATCTGGTGTAGGCACAGTTCTATTCTTTACAGATGAAAAAATAATCGACAAACTTAAAAATGATTTCCCAATTTTTAGTGACAATATTGATATGTTCGGTGAACATGCATTAGGTATTGCTAATGCAAATGTTTGGACAGCACTTGCTTCTGCAGGAGTTGGCGCTTCATTACAACATTACAATCCAATCGTCGATAAATTTGTCCAAGACCACTTCGATGTACCAGCAAATTGGACTCTAAAATCACAAATGCCATTTGGATCAATTGAAGCTCCAGCAGATGGAAAAGACTTCATGACTGATGAAGATCGATTCAGAGTTATTAAATAA